A genomic window from Streptomyces sp. WMMC940 includes:
- a CDS encoding phytoene desaturase family protein: MARIVVMGAGMGAMAAAARLAVAGHRVTVFERTDTYGGAVRRFERAGFAFDTGPGLLHLPAVWRDFFVKTGKEPLEKCVELVQVDPASRHVFADGTAVSLPNASRAGVVSALDGALGAGAGERWGAFLGRAREAWDRSRRPLLEEPLPPETSRFARDPYPALRGGLLRRPARTLAEVGRRELRDPRLAALLESHALAYGLDPATAPASAAVLPYMEQTFGSWYVRGGMRALADAVHERCLARGVEFVLGTEVTEVRIEDGRAVGVELADGSTAEADHVVAGAPVPALYRDRVLPWASREEWPHHQSAVRTGRVTVCLALRGARAADAAHRTVVHSPDRAGESAALAAGRLCDRPTVVVLRPDDERLRPGGHEAVTVTATVPAGTGDRMSDLPWDEHVTGGDATGVEAFADRMTAAAEAAVPGLRERLLWREVRTPADTLRETGTPRVPGPALAGAGGALLPAANVPPVPGLYFAGGWSHPGGGLAHSGMSGALVTGLIVEGADFRGSQ, translated from the coding sequence ATGGCACGGATCGTGGTGATGGGCGCCGGGATGGGCGCCATGGCGGCAGCCGCCCGGCTTGCCGTGGCGGGCCACCGGGTGACGGTGTTCGAGCGGACGGACACGTACGGCGGCGCGGTGCGCCGGTTCGAGCGTGCCGGATTCGCCTTCGACACCGGGCCCGGACTGCTGCATCTGCCCGCCGTCTGGCGGGACTTCTTCGTGAAGACCGGCAAGGAGCCGCTGGAGAAGTGCGTGGAACTGGTCCAGGTGGACCCGGCGAGCCGTCATGTCTTCGCGGACGGCACGGCCGTGTCCCTGCCGAACGCCTCGCGTGCGGGTGTCGTCTCGGCGCTGGACGGAGCCCTCGGCGCCGGGGCGGGCGAGCGCTGGGGCGCGTTCCTGGGGCGTGCGCGGGAGGCCTGGGACCGTTCGCGGCGCCCACTGCTGGAGGAGCCGCTGCCCCCGGAGACCTCCCGCTTCGCCCGGGACCCGTACCCGGCACTCAGGGGCGGCCTGTTGCGCCGCCCGGCGCGCACCCTGGCCGAGGTGGGCCGGCGTGAGCTGCGGGATCCGCGGCTGGCGGCGCTGCTGGAGAGCCACGCCCTGGCGTACGGCCTCGACCCCGCCACCGCGCCCGCGTCCGCCGCCGTCCTGCCCTACATGGAGCAGACGTTCGGCAGTTGGTACGTGCGGGGCGGGATGCGGGCACTCGCGGACGCGGTGCACGAGCGGTGCCTCGCACGGGGGGTGGAGTTCGTCCTCGGCACCGAGGTGACGGAGGTACGGATCGAGGACGGCCGGGCGGTCGGCGTGGAACTGGCGGACGGAAGCACGGCCGAGGCGGACCATGTGGTCGCGGGCGCGCCCGTGCCCGCGCTGTACCGGGACCGGGTCCTGCCGTGGGCCTCCCGAGAAGAGTGGCCGCACCACCAGTCGGCGGTGCGGACCGGGCGGGTCACCGTCTGCCTGGCACTGCGCGGCGCCCGGGCGGCGGACGCGGCGCACCGGACGGTGGTGCACTCGCCCGACCGGGCCGGGGAGTCGGCGGCGCTGGCCGCGGGGCGGCTGTGCGACCGTCCGACGGTCGTGGTGCTGCGGCCCGACGACGAGCGGCTGCGGCCCGGTGGCCACGAGGCGGTCACGGTGACCGCGACCGTTCCCGCCGGGACCGGCGACCGGATGTCGGACCTCCCGTGGGACGAGCACGTGACGGGCGGGGACGCCACGGGCGTGGAGGCGTTCGCGGACCGGATGACGGCGGCCGCGGAGGCGGCCGTACCCGGTCTGCGGGAGCGACTTCTGTGGCGCGAGGTGCGCACACCCGCCGACACCCTCCGGGAGACGGGCACGCCCCGGGTGCCCGGACCGGCACTGGCCGGAGCGGGCGGGGCACTGCTGCCCGCGGCGAACGTCCCACCGGTGCCCGGGCTGTACTTCGCGGGCGGCTGGTCGCATCCCGGCGGCGGGCTCGCGCACAGCGGAATGTCGGGCGCGTTGGTGACCGGCCTCATCGTCGAGGGCGCGGACTTCCGCGGTTCGCAGTGA
- a CDS encoding TetR/AcrR family transcriptional regulator, producing MNSGSTRRQATRAKLYEAAVTLIAEQGFSATTVDEIAERAGVAKGTVYYNFKSKTELFEELLRYGVGLLTSSLQEAADEAERRGGAKIEALDGMIRAGLVFIDRYPAFTQLYVAELWRTNRAWQSTLMVVRQQAVAVVETVLREGVERGELSEEIDIPLTAAALVGMVLVAALDWQAFQRERSIDDVHAALSRLLHGRVGGC from the coding sequence ATGAACAGCGGTAGCACCCGGAGACAGGCCACCCGAGCCAAGCTCTACGAGGCGGCGGTGACGCTCATCGCCGAACAGGGCTTCTCCGCCACCACGGTCGACGAGATCGCCGAGCGGGCCGGCGTCGCCAAGGGCACGGTCTACTACAACTTCAAGAGCAAGACCGAGCTCTTCGAGGAACTGCTGCGGTACGGGGTCGGCCTGCTGACCTCCTCGCTGCAGGAGGCCGCCGACGAGGCGGAGCGGCGGGGCGGCGCCAAGATCGAGGCCCTGGACGGGATGATCCGGGCCGGCCTGGTCTTCATCGACCGCTACCCGGCCTTCACCCAGCTGTACGTCGCCGAACTGTGGCGCACCAACCGCGCCTGGCAGTCGACGCTGATGGTGGTCCGTCAGCAGGCGGTCGCCGTCGTCGAGACCGTCCTCCGGGAAGGCGTCGAGCGGGGCGAGCTGAGCGAGGAGATCGACATTCCGCTGACCGCGGCCGCGCTGGTCGGGATGGTGCTGGTGGCGGCGCTCGACTGGCAGGCGTTCCAGCGGGAGCGGTCGATCGACGACGTGCACGCGGCCCTTTCCCGATTGCTCCACGGGCGGGTCGGCGGCTGCTGA
- a CDS encoding YhgE/Pip domain-containing protein encodes MRSPKLAALELKRFGRGRLPRAALVAILLLPLLYGALYLWSFWDPYSRLDKIPVALVNDDRGATAAGKKIAAGDGITEGLRESDVFDWHEVSARDAREGVEDGTYYLSLTVPADFSERIASASGDAPETGALEVRTNDANNYIVGQISRTVFAEVRKSASKNASRSFLDKIFISFSDIHDATEKAAKGADKLKGGIGKAKEGSKELADGLEDAKAGSGKLAGGITRLDNGAEKLEKGAREVAAGTQRLADKVNGIAADVRPYIKDEGATIGEHARFVENGARAARSHLDLLVATAPAAATKAHDAADKAAALHKSRCEDAVLPDPAVCSVLEQAKTATADSAAVADDVDKLVRDNSGELEQLDARLAKIQKMAKDLADRSPTLEDDVEKAVADVNRLNSGAHKVAKGAGDLHEGLGSARTGSTDLDTGVGRLKSGAHDLDGGMFKLVDGSGELAGGLNDGVGKIPDYGKQERDRRTDVMADPVQLASQSLHKADNYGTGFAPYFIPLSLWVGAMVAYMLIQPLNRRALAAGASAWRIAIAGWLPVAAIGLLQVGALMAVLHWGLGLQMARAAGTVGFLALVVCCFAAIIQWLNARFGAAGRILVLALLMLQLTSAGGTYPVQTSPPFFNAVHPFLPMTHVVEALRRLITGGGVGPVWQAVAVLAAFTAGALALTALSARSKQVWTFDRLHPELSL; translated from the coding sequence ATGCGCTCGCCGAAACTGGCCGCGCTTGAGCTGAAGCGATTCGGCAGGGGCAGGCTGCCGCGCGCCGCGCTCGTCGCGATACTGCTGCTCCCGCTGCTCTACGGCGCTCTGTACCTGTGGTCGTTCTGGGACCCGTACAGCCGCCTCGACAAGATCCCCGTGGCGCTCGTCAACGACGACAGGGGCGCGACCGCCGCCGGGAAGAAGATCGCCGCGGGCGACGGGATCACCGAGGGCCTGCGCGAGAGCGACGTCTTCGACTGGCACGAGGTGAGCGCCCGGGACGCCCGCGAGGGCGTCGAGGACGGTACCTACTACCTGTCCCTGACCGTGCCCGCCGACTTCAGCGAGCGCATCGCCTCCGCCTCCGGCGACGCCCCGGAGACCGGTGCGCTGGAGGTTCGGACGAACGACGCGAACAACTACATCGTCGGGCAGATATCCCGCACGGTCTTCGCCGAGGTGCGCAAGTCCGCGTCCAAGAACGCCTCCCGCTCCTTCCTCGACAAGATCTTCATCTCGTTCTCCGACATCCACGACGCGACCGAGAAGGCCGCGAAGGGCGCCGACAAGCTGAAGGGGGGCATCGGCAAGGCGAAGGAGGGCTCCAAGGAGCTCGCCGACGGCCTGGAGGACGCCAAGGCCGGCAGCGGCAAACTCGCGGGCGGCATCACCCGCCTCGACAACGGCGCCGAGAAGCTGGAGAAGGGCGCCCGCGAGGTCGCCGCCGGCACCCAGCGGCTGGCCGACAAGGTCAACGGCATCGCGGCCGACGTCCGGCCGTACATCAAGGACGAGGGCGCCACGATCGGTGAGCACGCGCGGTTCGTGGAGAACGGCGCCCGCGCCGCCCGCAGCCATCTCGACCTCCTCGTGGCGACCGCCCCCGCTGCCGCGACCAAGGCTCACGACGCCGCAGACAAGGCGGCCGCGCTGCACAAGTCCCGCTGCGAGGACGCCGTCCTCCCCGACCCCGCCGTCTGCTCCGTGCTGGAGCAGGCCAAGACCGCGACGGCCGACTCCGCGGCGGTCGCCGACGACGTCGACAAGCTGGTGCGGGACAACAGCGGCGAACTCGAGCAGCTCGACGCCCGGCTCGCCAAGATCCAGAAGATGGCCAAGGACCTCGCCGACCGCTCCCCCACCCTCGAGGACGACGTCGAGAAGGCCGTCGCGGACGTCAACCGGCTGAACTCCGGAGCGCACAAGGTCGCCAAGGGCGCCGGCGACCTCCACGAGGGCCTGGGCAGCGCGCGCACCGGCTCCACCGACCTCGACACCGGTGTGGGCAGGCTCAAGAGCGGTGCGCACGACCTCGACGGCGGCATGTTCAAGCTCGTCGACGGTTCGGGCGAGCTGGCCGGCGGGCTCAACGACGGCGTCGGCAAGATCCCCGACTACGGCAAGCAGGAGCGCGACCGCCGCACGGACGTGATGGCCGATCCGGTGCAGCTCGCATCCCAATCCCTGCACAAGGCGGACAACTACGGCACGGGCTTCGCGCCGTACTTCATCCCGCTCTCCCTCTGGGTGGGCGCGATGGTGGCGTACATGCTGATCCAGCCGCTGAACCGGCGCGCCCTCGCCGCCGGCGCCTCGGCCTGGCGGATCGCCATCGCCGGCTGGCTGCCGGTCGCCGCGATCGGGCTGCTCCAGGTCGGCGCGCTGATGGCCGTGCTCCACTGGGGCCTGGGGCTGCAGATGGCCCGCGCCGCCGGGACGGTCGGCTTCCTCGCCCTGGTCGTGTGCTGCTTCGCCGCGATCATCCAGTGGCTCAACGCCCGCTTCGGCGCGGCCGGCCGCATCCTCGTGCTCGCGCTGCTGATGCTGCAGCTGACCTCGGCGGGCGGCACGTACCCCGTCCAGACGAGCCCGCCGTTCTTCAACGCCGTCCACCCCTTCCTGCCGATGACCCACGTCGTCGAGGCGCTGCGCCGGCTCATCACGGGCGGCGGCGTCGGGCCGGTGTGGCAGGCCGTGGCCGTCCTCGCGGCGTTCACCGCCGGGGCCCTCGCCCTCACCGCCCTGTCGGCACGTAGCAAGCAGGTGTGGACGTTCGACCGTCTTCACCCCGAGCTGAGCCTGTGA
- a CDS encoding MASE1 domain-containing protein, which yields MRNEEIRRYASSALRILAVAAVYYGSARLGLLQQLVRGQITPLWPPTGVALAGLLFFGPRVWPGIALGAFLVNFSIGPTAFAVLAIVAGNTAAPLCAYLMLRRAGFRQELDRLRDVPALVFLGALGGMLVSATVGTATLLLAGALEPEGFWPAWSVWWTGDAMGVLVVTPFLLVLRRARWPVPAGPARWAEATALGLCTLGVTLLATSTRNSSLLFLVFPCLIWAAFRFQLAGAAPCALLVSTLAVRAAAGQLGPFAGRDLFSSMVTLQAFNGVTALTALLMAAVITERNQTHEEIRRVCARLAEIVAGIEPRDR from the coding sequence GTGCGCAATGAGGAGATCCGGCGTTACGCCTCGTCGGCGCTGCGGATCCTCGCTGTGGCCGCCGTCTACTACGGCTCCGCCAGGCTCGGGCTGCTCCAGCAGCTGGTGCGCGGCCAGATCACCCCGCTGTGGCCGCCGACGGGCGTGGCGCTGGCCGGGCTGCTGTTCTTCGGGCCGCGGGTCTGGCCCGGTATCGCGCTCGGGGCCTTCCTGGTCAACTTCTCCATCGGACCGACCGCCTTCGCCGTGCTGGCCATCGTCGCCGGAAACACCGCCGCGCCGCTCTGCGCGTACCTGATGCTGCGCCGCGCGGGGTTCCGGCAGGAACTGGACCGGCTCCGGGACGTGCCGGCACTCGTCTTCCTCGGGGCCCTGGGCGGGATGCTGGTCAGCGCGACCGTCGGCACGGCGACCCTCCTCCTGGCCGGGGCACTGGAGCCGGAGGGCTTCTGGCCCGCGTGGTCGGTCTGGTGGACGGGCGACGCGATGGGCGTGCTGGTGGTCACTCCGTTCCTGCTGGTACTGCGTCGGGCACGGTGGCCGGTCCCTGCCGGACCGGCCCGCTGGGCGGAGGCGACGGCGCTCGGGCTCTGCACGCTCGGAGTGACGCTGCTGGCGACCTCGACACGCAACTCGTCGCTGCTGTTCCTGGTCTTCCCCTGCCTGATCTGGGCGGCCTTCCGGTTCCAGCTGGCGGGGGCCGCACCATGCGCGCTGCTGGTGTCGACTCTCGCGGTCAGGGCCGCGGCCGGGCAGCTGGGACCGTTCGCCGGGCGCGACCTGTTCTCGAGCATGGTCACGCTGCAGGCCTTCAACGGGGTCACGGCACTGACGGCGCTGCTGATGGCGGCCGTGATCACCGAGCGGAACCAGACCCACGAGGAGATCAGACGCGTCTGCGCCCGGCTGGCCGAGATCGTGGCGGGAATCGAACCGCGCGACCGCTGA
- a CDS encoding SAV_6107 family HEPN domain-containing protein, which translates to MASSYAAATRRLRAGGPAPSPTGPASDVHPVPRRSSAPPAALDLLAQARAGLEEAARLETPNERYATAHLAALRTAAAVLAARGRPETGPRRRARIRSAWEVLPEIAPELTEWSALFASGAERRARAEAGIRGAAGSRDADDLLRDVAVFLRLVERMLVLQPVLPQPRPEQHPPGAPGVCPEDAAG; encoded by the coding sequence ATGGCCAGCTCGTACGCCGCTGCCACACGCCGGCTCCGCGCAGGCGGCCCTGCCCCCTCACCGACCGGTCCCGCGAGCGACGTCCACCCCGTGCCGCGGCGCTCGTCGGCTCCCCCTGCCGCGCTCGACCTGCTCGCCCAGGCGCGGGCGGGCCTGGAAGAGGCCGCGCGCCTGGAGACGCCCAACGAGCGGTACGCCACCGCCCATCTCGCCGCACTGCGCACGGCGGCGGCCGTCCTCGCCGCCCGCGGACGGCCGGAGACCGGCCCGCGCCGGCGCGCACGCATACGCTCCGCCTGGGAAGTCCTGCCGGAGATCGCCCCGGAACTCACCGAGTGGAGCGCGCTCTTCGCCTCCGGCGCCGAGCGCCGGGCCCGCGCCGAGGCGGGCATCCGGGGCGCCGCCGGCAGCCGCGACGCCGACGACCTGCTCCGCGACGTCGCCGTGTTCCTGCGGCTGGTGGAGCGGATGCTGGTGCTCCAGCCGGTGCTGCCGCAGCCCCGGCCCGAGCAGCACCCTCCGGGCGCTCCGGGGGTGTGCCCGGAGGACGCCGCGGGATGA
- a CDS encoding methyltransferase, whose product MSDQTPPVRPRRGETPSRASLRTAVVWEVLRDALDRRVKATGRDALDVLDTGGGSGNFAVPAARLGHHVTVVDPSPNALFALERRAAEAGVADRVRGVQGDVHGLFDVVERGGFDAVLFHGVLEYVEDPAEGVRNAVEALRPGGALSLLAAGLGGAVLARALAGHFTEARRALGDPAGRWGEGDPTPRRFTAEQLTRLVGDSGLEVGSVHGVRVFADLVPGVLVDTEPGALEALLKLEEAAAESPAFHAVATQLHVLGEKRG is encoded by the coding sequence GTGTCGGACCAGACGCCCCCCGTTCGGCCTCGCCGTGGGGAGACCCCGTCCCGCGCCTCCCTTCGCACGGCCGTGGTCTGGGAGGTGCTCAGGGACGCCCTGGACCGCCGGGTCAAGGCGACCGGCCGTGACGCCCTGGACGTCCTCGACACCGGCGGCGGCTCCGGCAACTTCGCCGTGCCCGCGGCCCGCCTCGGCCACCACGTCACCGTGGTCGACCCCAGCCCCAACGCGCTGTTCGCGCTGGAGCGCCGGGCGGCCGAGGCCGGGGTTGCCGACCGGGTGCGCGGGGTCCAGGGCGATGTCCACGGACTGTTCGACGTCGTGGAGCGCGGTGGCTTCGACGCCGTGCTGTTCCACGGGGTGCTCGAGTACGTCGAGGACCCGGCCGAGGGCGTGCGGAACGCGGTGGAGGCGCTGCGCCCCGGAGGCGCCCTCAGCCTGCTCGCCGCCGGGCTCGGCGGTGCCGTCCTCGCCCGGGCCCTGGCCGGACACTTCACCGAGGCCCGGCGGGCGCTCGGCGACCCGGCGGGGCGCTGGGGCGAGGGTGACCCGACGCCGCGAAGGTTCACGGCCGAGCAGCTCACGCGACTCGTCGGCGACTCGGGCCTGGAGGTCGGCTCCGTCCACGGTGTCCGGGTCTTCGCCGACCTGGTCCCGGGGGTGCTCGTGGACACCGAGCCGGGGGCGCTGGAGGCCCTGCTGAAGCTGGAGGAGGCCGCCGCCGAGTCGCCCGCGTTCCACGCCGTCGCCACCCAGCTCCACGTCCTCGGCGAGAAGCGCGGCTGA
- a CDS encoding DUF3040 domain-containing protein has translation MPLSEHEQRMLEQMERALYAEDPKFATALEGSGLRTYTRRRVYQAVAGFLVGIALLMAGMVAQQIWISVVGFLVMLGCAVLAVTGWRKAPKPGEQSGPGAEATRRQPRQRRSMMDRIEQRWQRRRDEQGH, from the coding sequence GTGCCGCTCTCGGAGCACGAGCAGCGAATGCTCGAGCAGATGGAGCGAGCGCTGTACGCCGAAGATCCCAAGTTCGCGACAGCGCTTGAGGGAAGCGGGCTGCGTACGTACACCCGACGACGGGTCTACCAAGCGGTCGCCGGCTTCCTGGTGGGTATCGCGCTCCTCATGGCCGGAATGGTCGCCCAGCAGATCTGGATCAGCGTGGTGGGTTTTCTCGTCATGCTCGGCTGTGCGGTCCTGGCGGTCACCGGCTGGCGCAAGGCGCCGAAGCCGGGTGAGCAAAGCGGCCCCGGGGCCGAGGCCACGCGCCGACAGCCCAGGCAGCGCCGGTCGATGATGGACCGGATCGAGCAGCGGTGGCAGCGCCGCCGCGACGAGCAGGGCCACTGA
- a CDS encoding transglutaminase TgpA family protein, translating into MSGRGRLALCAYGATLLAAAAMVPLVDPLTWLLQAAFLSALVSGAGAAARRVPLARPLTVAAQAALALLMLTLVFAREHAVLGLVPGPDVFGRFGELLSAGAQDVGRYAIPAPATDGIKLMLIGGVLLIGLAVDALAVTYRSAAPAGLPLLALFSVATGLSGGGAGWWWFLLAASGYLMLLLAEGRDRLSQWGRVFGGAPPHGRTGFDRGDGAAHAPVRTGRRIGVATLGVALVAHWSLPALGGGLIGQGGGGAGTGSGGGTINAVNPVVTLQDSLNQPESREWLKYKTNAKATGDMYLRIMALDQFDGGAWKFSVRKVTDIPAELPRPEGLGGDVGTTEIRTNISAAGAYKQGWLPMPYPATKVAVDGKWRFDPARRTIVGDRGQTTGGLQYSVTSLQVKPTAQQLAEAPKPPAALLEEYTKVPDALPADVGSTALRVTRGADNDYERAVRLQDWFAADGGFTYDTQVDSGGGVGAISRFLKNKEGFCIHFSFSMAAMARTLGIPARVAVGFTPGTPSADGATSVSNQDAHAWPELYFEGVGWTRFEPTPTRGSAPDYTRAVAPSGGPSSPAEPEVGASQAVPVGPSRSSDCSPQDRRLGECGATAPQDVAVSEDEGPSAGTVLMWTGAGAALLAVPLLPMLWRTRLRRIRLGSEGRTAEETSARTLLVWQEIADTAWDHGIPPDESLSPRKAAARIVRLGRLEGPAADSVHRVAQAVEQVLYAPRPVPAIGLAEDAGRVREGLGERTGRVAALRALLLPRSTVRVVWACSERWNALVERAATTRRRLLGRAMARLRGPLRQRG; encoded by the coding sequence ATGAGCGGCCGTGGAAGGCTCGCCCTGTGCGCCTACGGCGCCACGCTGCTGGCGGCGGCCGCGATGGTCCCGCTGGTCGATCCTTTGACGTGGCTGCTGCAGGCCGCGTTCCTGTCGGCACTGGTCAGCGGGGCGGGGGCGGCGGCGCGGCGGGTGCCGCTGGCGCGTCCGCTGACCGTGGCGGCCCAGGCCGCGCTGGCGCTGCTGATGCTCACCCTGGTCTTCGCCCGCGAGCACGCGGTGCTCGGGCTGGTCCCCGGGCCGGACGTGTTCGGCAGGTTCGGCGAGCTGCTGTCCGCCGGTGCGCAGGACGTCGGCCGGTACGCGATCCCGGCGCCGGCGACCGACGGCATCAAGCTGATGCTGATCGGCGGGGTGCTGCTGATCGGCCTGGCCGTGGACGCGCTGGCCGTGACCTACCGCAGCGCCGCCCCCGCGGGTCTGCCGCTGCTGGCCCTGTTCTCGGTGGCCACCGGTCTGTCCGGGGGCGGGGCGGGCTGGTGGTGGTTCCTGCTGGCGGCCTCCGGCTATCTGATGCTTCTGCTGGCGGAGGGCCGGGACCGGCTGTCCCAATGGGGCCGGGTCTTCGGCGGGGCCCCGCCGCACGGCAGGACCGGGTTCGACCGCGGGGACGGGGCCGCGCACGCGCCGGTGCGCACCGGCAGGCGGATCGGTGTGGCCACGCTCGGCGTCGCCCTGGTCGCCCACTGGTCGCTCCCGGCCCTGGGCGGCGGGCTGATCGGCCAGGGCGGCGGTGGTGCGGGCACGGGCTCCGGTGGCGGCACGATCAACGCGGTGAACCCGGTGGTGACGCTGCAGGACAGCCTGAACCAGCCGGAGAGCCGGGAGTGGCTCAAGTACAAGACGAACGCGAAGGCCACCGGTGACATGTATCTGCGGATCATGGCGCTGGACCAGTTCGACGGCGGGGCTTGGAAGTTCTCGGTCCGCAAGGTCACCGACATCCCCGCCGAGCTTCCCCGCCCGGAGGGCCTCGGCGGGGATGTCGGCACGACGGAGATCAGGACGAACATCTCCGCCGCGGGTGCCTACAAGCAGGGCTGGCTGCCCATGCCGTACCCGGCGACCAAGGTGGCCGTGGACGGCAAATGGCGCTTCGACCCGGCCCGGCGGACGATCGTCGGGGACCGGGGGCAGACGACCGGCGGCCTGCAGTACTCGGTCACCAGCCTCCAGGTGAAGCCCACCGCGCAGCAGCTCGCCGAGGCGCCGAAGCCCCCCGCCGCGCTGCTGGAGGAGTACACCAAGGTGCCGGACGCACTGCCGGCCGATGTGGGGTCCACGGCCCTGCGCGTGACTCGGGGCGCCGACAACGACTACGAGCGGGCGGTCAGGCTCCAGGACTGGTTCGCCGCGGACGGCGGCTTCACCTACGACACCCAGGTGGATTCGGGCGGCGGGGTCGGGGCGATCTCGCGCTTCCTGAAGAACAAGGAAGGGTTCTGCATCCACTTCTCGTTCTCCATGGCCGCCATGGCGCGGACCCTGGGGATACCGGCCCGGGTGGCCGTGGGCTTCACGCCCGGCACGCCCTCGGCGGACGGTGCGACGTCGGTCAGCAACCAGGACGCCCACGCCTGGCCCGAGCTGTACTTCGAGGGCGTGGGGTGGACCCGGTTCGAGCCGACGCCGACCCGGGGCAGCGCACCGGACTACACGCGTGCGGTCGCCCCGTCCGGCGGGCCGAGCAGCCCGGCGGAGCCGGAGGTGGGGGCGTCCCAGGCGGTGCCGGTCGGCCCGTCGCGGTCGTCCGACTGCTCCCCGCAGGATCGCCGGCTCGGCGAGTGCGGGGCCACGGCACCGCAGGACGTCGCGGTGTCCGAGGACGAGGGCCCGTCGGCCGGCACGGTCCTGATGTGGACGGGTGCGGGCGCCGCGCTGCTTGCGGTCCCGCTGCTGCCGATGCTCTGGCGGACGAGACTGCGCAGGATCCGGCTCGGCTCCGAGGGGCGTACGGCCGAGGAGACCTCGGCGCGGACGCTTCTGGTATGGCAGGAGATCGCCGACACCGCCTGGGACCACGGCATCCCACCGGACGAGTCGCTGTCGCCGAGGAAGGCGGCCGCGCGCATCGTCCGGCTCGGCCGGTTGGAGGGCCCGGCCGCGGACTCGGTCCACCGGGTGGCCCAGGCGGTGGAGCAGGTGCTGTACGCGCCGAGGCCCGTCCCGGCCATAGGGTTGGCCGAGGACGCCGGCCGGGTGCGGGAGGGCCTGGGCGAGCGGACCGGCCGCGTCGCCGCTCTGCGCGCGCTGTTGCTGCCGCGCTCCACGGTGCGCGTCGTGTGGGCGTGCTCGGAGCGCTGGAACGCCCTGGTGGAACGCGCCGCCACCACGCGGCGGCGGCTGCTGGGCCGCGCGATGGCGCGACTGCGGGGGCCGCTGCGGCAGCGGGGCTGA
- a CDS encoding DUF58 domain-containing protein, whose protein sequence is MTAGSPADGDEESGGPWSALGGLTTRGRSFLAAGVAAAVCAVVLGQSDLLRVGLLLAVLPLICVAVLYRTRHRVAGSRRLFPSRVPAGTEARVHLRLDNVSRMPTGLLMLQDHVPYVLGPRPRFVLDRVEPGGRREVSYRVRSDLRGRYPLGPLQLRLNDPFGMCELTRSFSSADTLTVIPRTEPLPPVRLSGDATGYGDGRQRTLALAGDDDVIPRTYRHGDDLRRVHWRSTARYGELMVRREEQPQRAGCTVLLDTRRTAYRGAGPDSAFEWAVSGAASALVHMLERGFSVRLLTDTGTSVPGDGGDGLAGSPQESAESAGMMLDALAVVDHSDGPGLSRAYDVLRGGEGLLVAFFGDLDEEQAAVAARMRQRCGSAVAFVTDSRPWTANGAVDDAADARLRGLREAGWTVVPAGPGAALPELWRQAARERADSAPSATTGLSGGWS, encoded by the coding sequence ATGACGGCCGGGAGCCCTGCCGACGGCGATGAGGAGAGCGGCGGTCCGTGGTCCGCTCTCGGCGGGCTGACGACACGCGGCCGCTCGTTCCTGGCCGCCGGGGTGGCCGCGGCGGTGTGTGCCGTGGTCCTCGGGCAGAGCGATCTGCTCCGGGTCGGGCTGCTGCTCGCCGTACTGCCCCTGATCTGCGTGGCCGTGCTGTACCGCACCCGCCACCGGGTGGCGGGCAGCCGGAGGCTGTTCCCGTCCCGGGTGCCCGCCGGGACCGAGGCGCGGGTGCACCTGCGCCTGGACAACGTCTCCCGGATGCCCACGGGGCTGCTGATGCTCCAGGACCACGTGCCCTACGTCCTGGGACCCCGGCCCAGGTTCGTGCTGGACCGGGTGGAGCCCGGGGGCCGGCGCGAGGTGTCCTACCGGGTCCGGTCCGACCTGCGCGGACGTTATCCGCTGGGTCCGCTGCAGCTGCGGCTGAACGACCCGTTCGGCATGTGCGAGCTGACCCGTTCCTTCAGCTCCGCGGACACCCTCACCGTGATCCCCCGCACCGAGCCGCTGCCGCCGGTACGGCTCTCGGGGGATGCCACGGGGTACGGCGACGGACGCCAGCGCACCCTCGCCCTGGCCGGGGACGACGACGTGATCCCCCGGACCTACCGGCACGGGGACGACCTGCGCCGGGTGCACTGGCGTTCCACGGCCCGCTACGGCGAGCTGATGGTGCGGCGCGAGGAGCAGCCGCAGCGGGCCGGGTGCACGGTGCTGCTCGACACCCGGCGCACGGCCTACCGGGGCGCCGGGCCCGACTCGGCCTTCGAGTGGGCGGTCTCGGGCGCCGCCTCCGCGCTGGTGCACATGCTGGAGCGGGGCTTCTCGGTCCGGCTGCTGACGGACACGGGCACCTCGGTGCCCGGCGACGGAGGGGACGGCCTCGCCGGCTCGCCGCAGGAGTCCGCCGAATCGGCCGGGATGATGCTGGACGCGCTCGCGGTCGTGGACCACTCGGACGGTCCGGGGCTTTCCCGCGCCTACGACGTGCTGCGCGGCGGCGAGGGGCTGCTGGTCGCCTTCTTCGGCGACCTGGACGAGGAGCAGGCGGCGGTGGCGGCCCGGATGCGGCAACGCTGCGGGAGCGCGGTCGCGTTCGTGACGGACAGCCGCCCGTGGACGGCGAACGGAGCGGTGGACGACGCGGCGGACGCGCGGCTGCGCGGGCTGCGCGAGGCCGGGTGGACCGTGGTACCCGCCGGGCCTGGCGCGGCACTGCCCGAGCTCTGGCGGCAGGCGGCGCGCGAGCGCGCGGACTCCGCCCCGTCCGCTACGACGGGTCTTTCGGGGGGATGGTCATGA